The genomic interval TGGCTGGCGGTACATATCCTGTTACTATTACAGATATTAATGGATGTACTTCCAATTTATCGGTAACTATTCCTGAAATACTCGCACCAACGTATTCAGTTACGACCAACTCAATGCCTTGTGCAGGAACTGATGGAATCTTTTATATTTCGGGAACGGATGGTGCAGTATTGACTTATAATTTTGGATCTGGAAATAGCACAGTGATCTTGAATCATCATCAGGATGAAATCACTATTCCTAATATCACAGCAAATGTGACTATGAATTTGGTTTCAGTAATTGGCAATTGCTCAGTGCCTTTGAGTTCAAGTGTTACGATTATCGTTGATCCATGTGGATTGGCTGTGAGCCTTTCGAGTTTCAATGCTTCTTGTAAAGATCGAATCATTGATTTTACATGGACAACTGAGGCTGAAATGAATAATGATTATTTCACCTTAGAAGGTAGTGTTGATGGGATTAACTATGAGGTAATCCAAATCATTGATGGAGCTGGAACAACAACTGTTCCTCAAGCGTATTCATACAGTTTTGCGCGAACGAATCCGAATATGATTTATTACAGATTGAAACAAACAGATTTAGATGGAACTCTTACAGTTTTCAGTCCTTTGAGTGTGAAATGTGAGGTTTCTGAAACAGATTTATACCTATATCCAAACCCATCAAATGGTAATTTCGTAGCGGTTTTAAATTTGAAAAACTTGTCAAAAACAACGTCTATTCGCATTTTTGACTTAACAGGAAGAACAATTCGAAATCAAGAAGTTTCTACTTCAATTGGTGTAAATCAATTATATATTGATGCAGATGACCTTTCTCGTGGAGAGTATTTCATTGAAATTACGCCAGTTGGTTTAGAGCCAATGATTGCAAAATTCATGATTCAATACTAAAAATAAATAGGGGGGAAGTTTTACTTCCTCTCTATTTATTACCTATTCAGAATTGGAATTTCACTTCCAGAATTAAGTGCAGGAGTCTACATTTTTGCGCTATCAAACCGTCAAGGAATTAGTCAACATCGTGTGGTTATTCAGTAAAATGAGTCAGTGATTTTTGAGAAGTTTTATCCATTTTTTTGGTTTAACTTTTTTTTTCTTTTCAAATGTTATATTTACCCTATTAAGTGAATTACTGAGATCACTCAACGAATACAAAATAACCTATGGAACAACACGAAAAGCGTTTGTCTCGAACGGAATTAACAGCACTTGCTAATCATGCTGATTTAAGTCCGGAACAGAAACAAGAGGGTTTCCGCGATCAAATTTTAATCCAACCTACAGAGTATAATCAATTTTTGCAATGGATACTTTTAGTAGGAGGAATTAGTCTTCTGGCGTTTGGATTCATTTTCTTCTTCGCATTTAATTGGCGAGATATAACCCCTACATGGAAATTTACCACCGTTTTAATCTTCTTACTCGGATTTTTAATTCCAAGTTTTTTACCGAAAGTACCATTGTTGACGAAACAACTTCTGGTTACAATTAGTTCGGTATTGGTTGGTGTTTTGTTTGCTGTGTTTGGACAAGTTTATCAAACAGGAGCTTTTACTTATCAGTTTATCGCTCTTTGGTTGGTGCTGATTGTTGTTTGGGTTTTTGTGATGCATTTTACACCCTTGTGGATTTTGTTTCACTTGCTGCTTTGCACTGCGCTTTATGATTATTTCAATAATTTTTTTGCAGTGTATGTCTATCTTTTTGGAGTAGTTGCATTAACAGTTTTGTGGAATGAGTGGAAACCAAATAAGTCATTTCCTTATTGGTATTTGTTGACTTTACTCACTCCAGCAATTGTTTTCAGTACCGCTAGAACTTCGGTCATGATTACGAATGATTCTTTCTTTGCCAAATTTGAGTGGTTTGAATTTTCATTATTTATCTGTTGCGAAGTAGCTCTTTTTTGTTTGGCAATTTATAAGAAATGGTTAGTTCCGATTGCGCATATTTCCCTCTCGTTGATTATTGTAATGAATGCGAAAGTAATCACTCGCTATGACGATAATTTGTTTTTACCTGCTTTCCTAACCTTAGGGTCTTTAGTAGGAAGTGTGTTCTTTTTGATTTATTTACGAAATTCTTGGAAGAATGGAAAAGCATAAGATAAACTTGTTAAAAGACAGTTGGAAAACGCTTTTTCCGGAAGCAACTATTGATGAGGCTGCAGCACTGAAAGAGGTGAATTACCATGCCTCACATTTTGGAATCCGAGCACTCGAATATTTGGTGTTCATTGGAGCACTCTTGACATTGGGGCTTTTCACAGGTGCAACTTTTCAAATAATAGATAATCCTTCTTCTGGATTTTTTCTCATTTGGAGTATTCTTCTACTTGGCGCATGTATTTTGCTTCATATTTTTGTCAATCAGCGATTAGTAGACGCAATGGCTGCTGGAGCTGGTGTATTTGGATTTTTCTCATTCAATGCTTTTTTATACTCCTTACATTGGAAAGACTCGCATGTAGGATTGATTAGTGTATTTCTATTGATTATTTTGATTCTTGTTTCGAGAAAAAACCTACTAACAATCTTGGGGATTGTAGGTCTTTTTTGGCAAATGAATTGGCTGATTGATGAGTATCAATTTCCGTATTATACGTTCAAGTTGATCGTGATGCTCTTCACATTGATTCTAGCACTGCTGATTTATTTCGAAGAAGCAGTTTTGGTTCATTTCATCAAATGGTCCTATTTCTTCAATTATTTGAAAAACGGAATTTTTGTAGCTCTCACAAGCTATTACGTACTTGGTTTCATCAATTGGAATCATTGGAGGGGGACTTTTCAAGAGCCTTTGTGGTATAATCGGGCAATGTATGTGGAATTGCTTCTTTTGGCTTTTGCCTTGTTTGTGTGGCAATACCGACGAATGAAGGATCGAAATATTCCACTTTGGGTGGTTGTTTTTTTACCGTTGAGTTTATTTCTTCTAGGGGTTTTTAGTGTGAAAATCGCCTTTTTCTTGCTGGCATTTTTAGCATTTCTCTTTACTCGTTCCATTTTTGGAATCGTCACAAGTGCGCTCGGATTAATCTATGCAGTGATTCATTTTTACTACGAGTTGGATTGGAGCTTGATGCATAAATCACTTTTGTTTATGGGGTTAGGAGCATTGTATCTAGGACTTTATTTGGTGTTAATCTTTAAAAAAAAAGCGTCATGATTAATTGGAAGAGAAATTTAATTATAGCCAATATGATGTTGGTTTTCGGTGTTTTTGGATGGATGGTATTCCAGAAAGAAGAACTCATTAAAAATGGTGAGATTTTGGTGTTGAAGCTGCAACCTGTTGACCCACGTTCATTTATGATGGGAGATTACATGACTTTGAATTATGCCATTAACAATGATATTTCTACCAACTCTTTCGATTTCGAAAACATAAACATTATGGGTTCGAGGCCTTATGATGGACCACTTCGCAGAAAAGTGGTGGTGAAAATGCAGGATAGTTTGGCTGTTTTTGTCCGAATAAAGAACAAAAAACCTTTAGCTAAAGGAGAATTCGAATTGCCTTGTAAAAACACGTATTTCAATTACGAAATCCAACCCAATGAATACTTGTTTCAAGAGGGGAGAAGCAAACATTTCGATCAAGCAGAATATGCGCAGTTTCGGGTAAATAAATCTGGAGATGTAGTGATTGAATGCTTGTTGGATAAGAATTGGAAGCAGTTGAGGTAGGGGAATGTCTAGGAAATGAAACATGTAGGGGTAGCTCGCGAGCTACCCCTACATGTTTTCCTGTATGTTTTGCGCCCATTTTATTGGATTTTCAACAATGTATTTGAATATTCTTTGATATTCATTTTCATCACGTACAATGCGATCGTGAAATGAACGTTGCCACGCGAATGATTCATCCCATTTAAGATGAATTTCTTTTGATGAGTTTGTTTTAAACGCTCCAATTAATTGTGAGATGGATTTTATTTTCTGGTTTTCTTCAATTTTAAGATTTCTATCAATTTCGATTAACCCATGAATATGATCTGGCATTACTACAAACGCATGCAATTTTACATATGAATATTGTTCTTCGAGCCAATACCATTGTCGTTCAATAATTTTCCCTAATTCATTTAATTGCATTTCCTCACCAATAATTTTTCCCAAAAGCGGATATTTGTTTTGTACACAGGATGTAATGAAGTAGGTATTATCTTTAGAATAGTCGAAACCATTCAGACGATTTAATTTTCGATGTCTCATCTATTTAAGATAATGAAAAAAATGGGTTCAAAAAAATGAGGATATTGTAATTTGAAAAATAATTTCTAAAAAAGGTCTTGCTGACAACTAAAATCTAGTACAAAAGAATAGCAGTTATGATATTGCTTATAATGAATCAGGTGTTGAGTTGTTTCATTAGTCAAGATGATCAAAAAATAGGTTGTAATTTCACGAATTCTTAAATTTATTGATCGGTTCTGAAAGTGTTTGAATTTTCGTTCTATTTTATTTTTGACATATTTGTGCCATGGAACCTAAATTATCAAGTAATCCCTATAAGCAAAGTGCCCTGCAGTTTGAATTCTTGTTTATGAAAGAAGCTGTCAAGAAATATTGGTTTGTAGTATATCCATTTTTCGGTCTTCTGATTGGAAAAATGATTTATGATATAATTGTCAATCCATGCGTATCCCATTTTATATACCCTTTATTTTTGGTTGCGGTAATGCTTATTGCACGCCATTTCTTTATTAGTGGGTTTAAAAATAATCCAATATTTAAAAGCAAGAGAATTTTGATGCTATTTGAACATTGTATAGAAATAAAAGATGAAACAGGAAGCGAAGGTGTGTTTTTCTTTGTTGATATGGATAAAGTAGTTTCTTCCAAGAAACAGTATCATGTTCGATTGAAGACTAAACAAACCTTTTGGATTCCTAAAAGCTGTTTTAAAACTCCAGAAGATCGAATGGAGTTTGAATTGCTCTTAAAGGAAAAAGGGAAAATGAAGTAATTCGTGTTATTCAAATAATTTCAAGCGTTACTTGATATCAAATCAAAAACTCAAGGAATATTCATTGAGGGAGTTTCTTGCAATATGTTGTTAAAAAGACAATTCTAATCAAACTGTATAGTTTACTTCTATTCAAAAACTATACTGCTTTACCTATTCTTCTTAAAGTTCTCTGCTTGTTCAAATATCTCTTTGTAAACTTCGTCTCTATCAACTGGTGGATAATCGTTTTCTGCGAGTAGAATGATAAGATCTACTTTTAGTTCTGCCCGAATATCATCTCGCTTTGACCAATCGGTGTATTTTGCCAAATCATCAACAACCGTTTTCACTTTCTTTGAAAGGTGAATGAGCTTGTCTTCAGGGTAAGAGAAATCATATTTGTTGGCTAATGCTTTTAAAATATCGTAGAATGCCTTTTCTTCGAAGTCTATACCTAAGTCTTTAAAGGAATCTTTTTCTTCTTTCATGGCATAATATAAACCGATAATTTCATCTGTAAAATCTTCTAAGACTTGACTTTGAAGTACGTCGTTTTCTTTACGTTCGTTGTATTTATCTACAATAAATTTTAATTTATCTGAAAAATTTATTCCTTGAATTTTATTCACTTTAGAAAGTTGCCCAATTGCCTGTTGCAATAGTTGTTGCAGCAATTTTATCTTTGTATGTGGCAACTTTATTTTGTTGATTTTATTCAAATAATCATCATCAAACAAGTCAATTTCGCTGGCTGTATCTTCTCCGAGTTTAAAAATCTCTTCTACACCATCGCTTTGAATGGCATCTTTGATCATTTCGCGGACTTTTCGGTTCATTTGCTCTGTATCTGGAGCATTTCCTTTCGTGAGTTTAAAGACAA from Fluviicola taffensis DSM 16823 carries:
- a CDS encoding DUF4401 domain-containing protein; translated protein: MEKHKINLLKDSWKTLFPEATIDEAAALKEVNYHASHFGIRALEYLVFIGALLTLGLFTGATFQIIDNPSSGFFLIWSILLLGACILLHIFVNQRLVDAMAAGAGVFGFFSFNAFLYSLHWKDSHVGLISVFLLIILILVSRKNLLTILGIVGLFWQMNWLIDEYQFPYYTFKLIVMLFTLILALLIYFEEAVLVHFIKWSYFFNYLKNGIFVALTSYYVLGFINWNHWRGTFQEPLWYNRAMYVELLLLAFALFVWQYRRMKDRNIPLWVVVFLPLSLFLLGVFSVKIAFFLLAFLAFLFTRSIFGIVTSALGLIYAVIHFYYELDWSLMHKSLLFMGLGALYLGLYLVLIFKKKAS
- a CDS encoding GDYXXLXY domain-containing protein, with the protein product MINWKRNLIIANMMLVFGVFGWMVFQKEELIKNGEILVLKLQPVDPRSFMMGDYMTLNYAINNDISTNSFDFENINIMGSRPYDGPLRRKVVVKMQDSLAVFVRIKNKKPLAKGEFELPCKNTYFNYEIQPNEYLFQEGRSKHFDQAEYAQFRVNKSGDVVIECLLDKNWKQLR
- a CDS encoding DUF2157 domain-containing protein — encoded protein: MEQHEKRLSRTELTALANHADLSPEQKQEGFRDQILIQPTEYNQFLQWILLVGGISLLAFGFIFFFAFNWRDITPTWKFTTVLIFLLGFLIPSFLPKVPLLTKQLLVTISSVLVGVLFAVFGQVYQTGAFTYQFIALWLVLIVVWVFVMHFTPLWILFHLLLCTALYDYFNNFFAVYVYLFGVVALTVLWNEWKPNKSFPYWYLLTLLTPAIVFSTARTSVMITNDSFFAKFEWFEFSLFICCEVALFCLAIYKKWLVPIAHISLSLIIVMNAKVITRYDDNLFLPAFLTLGSLVGSVFFLIYLRNSWKNGKA
- a CDS encoding transposase, producing the protein MRHRKLNRLNGFDYSKDNTYFITSCVQNKYPLLGKIIGEEMQLNELGKIIERQWYWLEEQYSYVKLHAFVVMPDHIHGLIEIDRNLKIEENQKIKSISQLIGAFKTNSSKEIHLKWDESFAWQRSFHDRIVRDENEYQRIFKYIVENPIKWAQNIQENM